A single region of the Biomphalaria glabrata chromosome 15, xgBioGlab47.1, whole genome shotgun sequence genome encodes:
- the LOC106066143 gene encoding uncharacterized protein LOC106066143 yields the protein MIWVALTTLAYLLSLTYSAPVGSCTVNNYTFDNGATYSVPEFYGCLQYKCVDGVPVLTKEGCYANSACQDVNSQWVVNCRTWSCYKTTQDNVSSYGTTLVSSLCSDASGQCHAQSDTFSREINGKIYTKCNCKIDAAQTISYVCSG from the exons ATTTGGGTTGCTCTAACCACCTTGGCATATTTACTGTCGTTGACGTACTCAGCACCAGTAG GATCGTGCACAGTGAACAACTACACATTTGACAATGGTGCCACCTACAGTGTTCCTGAATTTTATGGTTGTTTACAATACAAATGTGTCGACGGCGTGCCAGTTTTGACGaaagaag GTTGTTATGCCAACAGTGCCTGTCAGGATGTGAACAGTCAATGGGTAGTCAACTGCAGAACATGGTCCTGCTACAAAACTACACAAGATAATGTCAGTAGTTACGGCACCACTTTAGTCTCTTCAC tctGCTCTGACGCCAGTGGTCAATGCCATGCACAAAGCGACACATTTTCCCGAGAGATTAATGGCAAAATCTACACCAAGTGTAACTGTAAAATTGACGCTGCACAGACCATTAGTTACGTGTGTTCTGGTTAG